In one window of Limibacillus sp. DNA:
- a CDS encoding amidase: MVDTDLCYMPARELARHIAAKELSPVEVVQNSLERIEAVNPSLNCFCFTYPEEALHQAKAAEDAVTRGEALGALHGVPVAIKDFTPTKGKTTTRGSVVYKDWVPDHDARIVTDLKAAGAILVGKTTTPEFAHSGFTHSPLWGVTRNPWNTDRTPGGSSGGSGAAVAAGCVPLAEGSDMGGSVRIPAALCGIVGLKPSLGRIPMTVLPTVFDNISHFGPLARTIDDAALFLACTQGPYERDIMSLQTPLQIPNQIPSDLFDLRIALDMDLGFYAVDQEVANNVLATVEALRAAGATVEEVDLRWTREVLDVWSENWCVCLAAMFGQHLDDQRADLDPTVVQMFERAKDIDAISLKRFEFVRTEQWMRLCDVFENFDALICPTCPIPAPQAELTDDDIWAESETGKITASDMTAVFNNIAQCPALSVPSGWTKEGLPTAIQIIGHRFDDLGVLRIGAAVEKLRPWAHRRPQI; encoded by the coding sequence ATGGTCGACACCGATCTCTGCTACATGCCCGCACGCGAACTCGCCAGGCACATTGCGGCAAAGGAGCTGTCGCCAGTTGAGGTTGTGCAGAACAGCCTAGAGCGCATCGAGGCAGTTAACCCCAGTCTGAACTGTTTTTGCTTCACCTACCCTGAAGAAGCGCTTCATCAGGCGAAAGCGGCCGAAGATGCTGTGACCCGAGGTGAGGCACTAGGCGCCCTCCATGGCGTGCCGGTCGCGATCAAGGATTTCACTCCAACTAAGGGCAAGACAACCACGCGCGGCAGCGTGGTCTACAAGGACTGGGTGCCGGATCACGATGCGCGGATCGTGACGGACCTAAAGGCCGCGGGCGCGATCCTGGTCGGCAAGACGACAACACCGGAGTTTGCTCATTCAGGATTCACCCACAGCCCGCTTTGGGGGGTAACGCGAAATCCCTGGAACACGGACCGCACACCGGGCGGATCGTCAGGCGGGTCGGGTGCGGCGGTTGCAGCGGGCTGCGTCCCGCTTGCAGAAGGCTCAGACATGGGCGGCTCCGTGCGCATTCCCGCCGCCCTCTGCGGCATCGTCGGCCTCAAGCCTTCGCTTGGGCGAATCCCCATGACGGTGCTGCCGACCGTCTTCGACAACATTAGCCATTTCGGGCCGCTGGCGCGGACCATAGACGACGCAGCGCTGTTTTTGGCCTGCACCCAAGGTCCCTACGAGCGCGATATCATGTCTCTGCAGACCCCGCTACAGATACCGAATCAGATTCCCTCGGACCTTTTCGACCTGCGGATCGCGCTTGATATGGACCTCGGCTTCTATGCAGTAGATCAAGAGGTCGCGAACAATGTTCTAGCCACGGTGGAGGCTCTTCGTGCCGCTGGCGCCACGGTGGAGGAAGTCGATCTCAGGTGGACCAGAGAGGTCCTAGATGTCTGGTCTGAAAATTGGTGCGTCTGCCTTGCAGCGATGTTCGGCCAGCATCTCGACGATCAACGCGCCGACCTCGACCCAACCGTCGTTCAGATGTTCGAGCGTGCCAAAGACATTGACGCTATTAGCCTGAAGCGTTTCGAGTTCGTGCGGACAGAACAATGGATGAGGCTTTGTGATGTTTTCGAAAATTTCGATGCTTTGATCTGCCCTACCTGCCCAATCCCGGCACCACAGGCTGAATTGACCGATGATGATATTTGGGCTGAGTCGGAAACCGGAAAAATCACCGCATCCGACATGACCGCCGTCTTCAATAACATTGCGCAGTGCCCCGCGCTCTCGGTGCCGTCAGGCTGGACGAAAGAAGGTTTGCCGACTGCAATCCAGATCATAGGTCACCGCTTCGACGATCTTGGCGTCTTGCGTATCGGTGCAGCTGTGGAAAAATTGCGCCCTTGGGCCCACAGACGCCCACAGATCTGA